Proteins co-encoded in one Cynocephalus volans isolate mCynVol1 chromosome 11, mCynVol1.pri, whole genome shotgun sequence genomic window:
- the YOD1 gene encoding ubiquitin thioesterase OTU1, with protein sequence MFGPAKGGHFGVHPAAGCPGGVSQPAAGTKAGPAGVWPVGGRTNTMWRLRCKAKDGTHVLQGLSSRTRVRELQGQIAAITGIAPGGQRILVGFPPESLDLSNADTILEDLPIQSGDMLIVEEDQTRPKTSPAFTKHGAPSYVRETLPVLTRSAVPADNSCLFTSVFYVVEGGVLNPACAPEMRRLIAQIVSSDPDFYSEAILGKTNQEYCDWIRRDDTWGGAIEISILSKFYQCEICVVDTQTVRIDRFGEDAGYTKRVLLIYDGIHYDPLQRNFPDPDTPPLTIFSTNDDIVLVQALELADEARRKRQFTDVNRFTLRCMVCQKGLTGQAEARDHAKETGHTNFGEV encoded by the exons ATGTTTGGCCCCGCAAAGGGTGGCCATTTTGGAGTCCATCCGGCGGCTGGTTGCCCCGGCGGCGTCTCTCAACCTGCTGCCGGGACCAAAGCTGGCCCCGCCGGTGTCTGGCCTGTGGGCGGCCGGACCAACACGATGTGGCGGCTCCGCTGCAAGGCCAAGGATGGCACCCATGTTTTGCAGGGGCTGTCCAGTCGCACCCGGGTGCGGGAACTCCAAGGCCAAATTGCCGCCATCACTGGGATCGCCCCCGGCGGTCAGCGCATCCTCGTCGGATTCCCGCCTGAGAGCCTGGATCTGAGCAACGCGGATACCATTTTGGAGGATTTGCCCATCCAATCAG gCGACATGCTGATCGTTGAAGAAGACCAAACCAGGCCCAAAACTTCACCTGCATTTACAAAACATGGTGCTCCTAGTTACGTCAGGGAAACTTTGCCTGTGCTTACTAGATCCGCGGTCCCAGCAGACAACTCTTGCCTCTTTACCAGCGTATTCTATGTGGTTGAAGGAGGAGTTTTGAATCCAGCTTGTGCCCCTGAGATGAGACGCCTCATAGCACAAATTGTATCAAGTGATCCAGACTTCTATAGTGAGGCAATACtgggaaaaacaaatcaagagtaCTGTGACTGGATCAGAAGGGATGATACTTGGGGAGGAGCAATTGAGATATCGATTTTGTCTAAGTTTTATCAATGTGAAATATGTGTAGTGGATACACAGACAGTAAGAATTGATCGTTTTGGGGAAGATGCGGGGTATACTAAAAGGGTCCTGCTTATTTATGATGGCATCCACTATGATCCACTTCAGCGTAACTTCCCTGATCCAGATACTCCTCCTCTGACCATTTTCTCCACTAATGATGATATTGTTCTTGTACAAGCACTGGAATTAGCAGATGAAGCTAGAAGGAAGAGACAATTTACTGATGTAAACCGCTTCACCCTGAGATGCATGGTGTGTCAGAAGGGATTAACTGGACAAGCAGAAGCAAGGGATCATGCCAAGGAGACAGGCCATACCAACTTCGGAGAAGTGTGA